TCAGTAACAGGATAGGCTCCGCCTacggggaggaacatgggaggagcttgGGTGCCTAAAGATATACTGGGGCATTGGGGGGATCCCGGGGAGAGTGATGTAGCCATTAAAGAGAGAACTGCTGCCAACTCGggtgttctgtctagttattcccctcccccacaggagggacCAGGGACGCCTGAGGACCAACAAAGACttagatcttgaggtaagattccaagcgaagcccagggagggaaagttagTGTAGGGAGCCCGGGAGATTTAAATTAGTGTAGAAAGCCCTGGACagctagccaatcagaaagcagtgTGACCAGGATGTTTGACCACTGAACCACAGAAGGGACCcttcccctattacctaatcccttaatgAACCCctcttgcctttttaatattcataatttcccTTGATATGTAATAATGTATTAATTATGTAactaatatgataatataataacgTAATCAGCTGTATAATACACTATAAAGGTGCCTGTGTTGTCTTCCTAAGTGGCTCGTTCCTCTTGGAACTTGTCCCGCTTCGTGAGAGGCACCAACCTCAATAAATGCCTACACTTGAATTAGAGgcggtctgactgaattctttgagatggctCTGCCACAACACGTCATGAAACCACAACGACAGACGCAGGCTGGAGTAGCTATGGAGACTGTCCGAAAGGGGGATCGTCAGGATGTCCTTCTCAACTGCAAAGACAGGCATGTGTCCTCCTAGATTCCTGGGTAATGCTTTGGGGATCCGCTCCTTACTCCAGAACTCGGGACCTTAACAGGAATTAAAGAACTGAGACCAActtgaatttttaaagtttttccttctttctggatGAATTTATCAGCAAAGAAACCTACACATATCTCAACGTACAAAGAGCACCAAGAACTGTAGGCGGAACCGGGAACTTCAGGTACCTAGGGATTGCTTTTAAGCGCAAATGACTTGAGGCAGTAACAAAAGCGCTCGGTGCTCCTCCTCAATTCTCCTTGTTTTCCTCTGTTATCACTATTACTATTTTTTGCTCTCTCTTCCATTCGTAGAGCTCGTTGTCCGGACCTCTCCTTGCTCTCATCGTACCTTCCATTACATTCACCTGTCCGCCTGCCTGCCCTTTCTGCCCCCCTCCCAAGAACGTAGGTCCTCGAGGGCGGGGTGGGTTGTCCGGTGGCTGCATCCTCAGGGCAGAGCAGGGTGGGTGCTGCTACCCATGGCAGGTGCTCCATCCATGCTGCTGAGCAGAGCCCGCGGGCAGGTGACGGGAGGAGGAGGGGCGCGCTCGAGGACGAGGACGGCAGGGTGGAGGCAAGCGCGCATGCGCTGCAGGGGACGCCGAGGCTGGAGGGAGGACCACGTGCTGGGCCGCAGGGCGCCCCGCCCACCCCGTGTCCATCTCCCCGCGTGCCCGGACAGCCAAGGAAATAGGATGGGCGATTGCTGGCACTTCTGAGGCGCGTGGGGGGTGCAGatgaaaactgaggtccagcGAGGTCCCGCGGCTCTCCCCAGTCGCTCGGGCAGCATAACCTTGACTCCAACCTCCTCGCTCTCTTCGCTAAAGGGTAGACGCCCCTAGCGGCCGCTGGGAGCGGAGTAGAAGAGAGCCTCAGAGCGCAGGCGTGAGAGGCTCCCAGCTGGCGCCCAGGAAGGTGAGACTACGATTCCCAGAAGGCACCAGGCCGGAGAGGCGCGACGGCGGGGCCTCGCGGCTCCGAGACGCCAGCGTGCGGCGCGGCGCATGACGTGAAACTCCTGCGCCTCGGCTCCGGCTTCTGCCCGTCCGCGGAGCGAAGGTGACAGAGGGAAGGTCCGCGCCCGACGAGGCAGCGGCGCCGCGAAGCCTCGGTCCTCCTCCCGCCGCCCGCGGCCCCCTCCCCGGCCCGCACAATGCTGGCGGTGCAGCGGCTCCTGCGGGGATCGCTGTCCTCCAGGGGCCTGGCCCGGCTCACCTTCCAGGAGGCGGGGACGGTAAGTCCGCGGAGGGGGCGGGGCCGCAGGACGAGAGGGCCCGGGAGGGGCGGGGCCGCAGGACGAGAGGGCCCGGGAGGGGCGGGGCTTGGCGCTGCcagggggcggggccggggcTGGAGGCCCAGCCCCCTTTGTCCCCACCTCCCCACCTGGGCGGTACCCCCTGCTTCTGCGGGACCCTGGGGCAGCCGCAGTGCGTGTGATGCTGGGacgctcagcctcagtttccccttctgcaaAATGGACGTGGTGATGAAATGCATCCCGTCTGTAGAGTGAGTCTCacacctggaagggaccttggaggtcacctTGGCCaacgccctcattttacagatgaggaaactgaggcccgttAGGTTCAGGGCTTGGCCAGGATgtggcagggaggaagggacagaccCCCCCCCAtgacctttgtgaccttgagccacGTCCCCTCAGAGACTGAGTCTTTTGTTGGCTGCTTAAAAATCTTTGCCCACtttgagggaggaagagggagaggaggcagATGGGGGGTGCTGCGAGTCAGAGGCCTGGCCTTTGTGACTGGGGTGCTCCTCACGCTCAGGACTGGGGGACTCTGTGTCTGcagagctggggtggggggtgggtgaGAGCTGCCTGTCCAGCAGCGACCTGTGCATCGGGCGTCTGCCCTGCACCTAGTCATCTCTAAAGGACAAAAGCCTGGCCCCTGAGTTGGCCTGGGGCCCCCGCTTCTCTGGATCTCCAGGAGTGAGGCTCAGGCTCATGGGTCCAGGGCTCCTGAGCCCCCCTCCTCCACAGGCACCCCCCAAGAAGACGACATTCGGGTCCCTGAAGGACGAGGACCGTATCTTCACCAACCTCTACGGCCGCCATGACTGGAGGTACTGAGGGGGTCTTATCCCTACTGCGGGCAGGGCATGGGATTATCCCCCCAGTCTCATCTCTTCCATGTCCAACCCCCTCCACCCGCAGGCTGAAGGGGGCCCTGAGTCGGGGCGACTGGTACAAGACGAAGGAGATCCTGCTGAAGGGACCCGACTGGATTCTGAATGAGGTCAAGACCTCTGGACTTCGGGGTCGTGGTGGCGCTGGCTTCCCCACCGGTCTCAAGTGGAGCTTCATGAACAAGCCATCAGACGGCAGGTGGGAGGAGTGGGGGACAGTGGGacgggggagaaggggaaaggggagaaagaggaggataaAGGTGGTGGTGGCGGCAGCAGCAAGGGTGAGTCCCTGGCCTGCTTTCTCCTCTGTAACATGGAACAGTGATAACCTATGCcctgccttcccttcctcctagGACTGTTCTGAGGATTCCCTGGGTGGGGGTCTTTAGTCTGTGCCAGGATGGGGAGAGATGTGTGGCTGTGCCCTTCATGGTGGCAGAAGCCCCTCTTCCCCACTGCCTGGAGCCCCGGGGCCTGCTCCTCCTCTACCTGAGATGGTTTTCAGACAAGGGCTGAGGTGGTTGGTGGTCAGTGAACGTAGTGGGGATCAGGGTTGTGTGGAGTGAAATGGAGACTGGACACTCGAGGTCTCAAAAGAGCTTGCTGGTGCCAGGGAAGGGTtgggaaatgagaatgatgtcAGAGAAGGCATAGCTCCACTGGCTGATGGATCCCCTGCATTCCTCAGGCCAAAATACCTGGTGGTGAATGCAGACGAAGGGGAACCAGGGACCTGCAAAGACCGGGAGATCATAAGGCATGACCCTCACAAGCTAGTTGAGGGCTGCCTTGTTGGGGGCCGGGCCATGGGTGCCCGGGCTGCCTACATCTACATCCGGGGCGAGTTCTACAATGAAGCCTCCAACCTGCAGGTGAGTGAGACCAGGCTTGGATCCATAGTGGGTACCTTAGGGTCCCCCAGAGCCATGCTGACAGATGGCCTTCTCTTGCCAGCCCCTACCGATCATCTCTCCCCTGACCCTCCCAGAACCTTCACCCTCTGACTTCTGACTCTCCCAAAGCTTTCTCGTCCAACCCTTCCTCATAGCCCTCTCCTCCTGACCCTTCTCCTCCAATCCTCCTCACAGTCCTCTCCCGACCCCTCCCCTGCAGGTGGCCATCAGGGAGGCCTACGAGGCTGGGCTGATTGGCAGGAATGCCTGTGGCTCTGGCTACGACTTTGATGTGTTTGTGGTTCGGGGGGCTGGAGCCTACATCTGTGGGGAGGAGACAGCGCTCATCGAGTCCATTGAGGGAAAGCAGGGCAAGCCTCGCCTCAAACCACCATTTCCTGCTGATGTGGGTACGTGACCTCATGCTCTCCCGGGAGGCCATCTCAGAGGCACAGAGTGTGAGGGCTGGCCCATTGTGGGCTTGGGGTGTCTTTGGGCTCTGGCCAGCTCTTAGCCCGCTTCTGTAGGTTCAGGATGGGGGCCCTGTATGACAGAGATGGGAATACTTGTCCAAGCTCTCCCCAGGGATCCTTGACCCCAGGGTGTCAGTGGATACTCTCATTGAGCATCACCAGGGTAGAGAGGTCTGGGAGGGAGCAGGCTGGGGGGCAGGCTTTCAATGGCAATTTCCTGTGGCCTGGAGGGGTAGTGCTGGGGCCAAGGGCCCCTGCTCAgacctccctcctcaccccctcctTCTGACAGGCGTTTTCGGCTGCCCCACCACTGTGGCCAACGTGGAGACAGTAGCTGTATCCCCCACCATCTGCCGCCGTGGCGGGTCCTGGTTTGCCAGCTTTGGCCGAGAGCGGAATTCAGGCACCAAGCTCTTTAATATCTCTGGCCATGTCAACCACCCTTGCACCGTAGAGGAGGAGATGTCGGTGCCACTCAAGGAGCTGATAGAGAAGCATGCAGGTGAGGGCCGGAGGGTGGGTAGGGAGTTCAGGGTGTGACAGAGTCGGGGGACCAAGAAGTGATGAGTTCTGTGGCCTGCAGGGGGTGTGATCGGTGGTTGGGACAACCTCCTGGCGGTGATCCCCGGTGGCTCGTCTACACCTCTAATCCCCAAGTCTGTGTGTGAGACCGTCCTGATGGACTTCGATGCGCTGATCCAGGTTCAGTCAGGGCTGGGTACTGCTGCCGTCATCGTCATGGACCGCTCGGTAAGGAcgctccaccccacccctccacccccacctgccTCTGCCAGACCTCCTCAGACTCCTGCTGCTACAACCCCGGGGGGGGGGGTGGGTGTCCCagcatcccctcccccactccctctttccccacctcAGTAGTGACTCCTCCTGCTCCCCTTAGACAGACATCGTGAAAGCTATTGCCCGCCTCATCGAGTTCTACAAACATGAAAGTTGTGGCCAGTGCACGCCTTGTCGAGAGGGTGAGCACCCCGAGCCCAGGTGGAGAGGGTTTGGGAGGGAGTCTGGTGCAGGCCC
The DNA window shown above is from Notamacropus eugenii isolate mMacEug1 chromosome 2, mMacEug1.pri_v2, whole genome shotgun sequence and carries:
- the NDUFV1 gene encoding NADH dehydrogenase [ubiquinone] flavoprotein 1, mitochondrial, whose product is MLAVQRLLRGSLSSRGLARLTFQEAGTAPPKKTTFGSLKDEDRIFTNLYGRHDWRLKGALSRGDWYKTKEILLKGPDWILNEVKTSGLRGRGGAGFPTGLKWSFMNKPSDGRPKYLVVNADEGEPGTCKDREIIRHDPHKLVEGCLVGGRAMGARAAYIYIRGEFYNEASNLQVAIREAYEAGLIGRNACGSGYDFDVFVVRGAGAYICGEETALIESIEGKQGKPRLKPPFPADVGVFGCPTTVANVETVAVSPTICRRGGSWFASFGRERNSGTKLFNISGHVNHPCTVEEEMSVPLKELIEKHAGGVIGGWDNLLAVIPGGSSTPLIPKSVCETVLMDFDALIQVQSGLGTAAVIVMDRSTDIVKAIARLIEFYKHESCGQCTPCREGVDWMNKVMGRFVKGDARVSEIDALWEISKQIEGHTICALGDGAAWPVQGLIRHFRPELEDRMQRFAQGYSARQAA